The proteins below are encoded in one region of Pseudomonas entomophila L48:
- a CDS encoding extracellular solute-binding protein, whose amino-acid sequence MVRLKRLLAPLITAGLLAGALQAHADQRTLRVYNWFDYITPQTLTDFQKDSAVKLVYDIFDTNEALEAKLLTGNSGYDVVVPSNVFLAKQIEAGVFQPLDRSKLPNWQHLDPALMKLIEANDPGNKFAVPYMYGTVLIGFNPDKVKAVLGENAPVDSWDLIFKEENIAKLKQCGVALLDSPSEILPLALKYLGLDPNSNKPADYQKAQDLLLKIRPHITYFHSSKYMADIANGDICVAVGYSGSFSQAANRAREAKNGVTVDMRLPKEGAPIWFDMLAIPKNAANPEDAHTFINYLLRPEVIAPISDFVGYPNPNKDATDKVNPAIRNNPNLYPTAEAMATLYTLKPLARDAERARTRAWTKIKSGT is encoded by the coding sequence ATGGTCCGACTCAAGCGTCTGCTCGCCCCGCTCATCACCGCCGGCCTGCTCGCCGGCGCGCTCCAGGCCCACGCCGACCAGCGCACCTTGCGGGTGTACAACTGGTTCGACTACATCACCCCGCAAACCCTCACCGACTTCCAGAAGGACAGCGCGGTGAAGCTGGTGTACGACATCTTCGACACTAATGAGGCACTGGAAGCCAAGCTGCTGACCGGCAACTCCGGCTACGATGTGGTGGTGCCGTCCAACGTGTTCCTCGCCAAGCAGATCGAGGCCGGTGTGTTCCAGCCGCTCGATCGCTCGAAACTACCCAACTGGCAGCACCTGGACCCGGCGCTGATGAAGCTGATCGAGGCCAACGACCCGGGCAACAAGTTCGCCGTGCCCTACATGTACGGCACCGTGCTGATCGGCTTCAACCCGGACAAGGTCAAGGCCGTGCTCGGCGAAAATGCCCCGGTGGACAGCTGGGACCTGATCTTCAAGGAAGAGAACATCGCCAAGCTCAAGCAATGTGGCGTGGCGCTGCTGGACTCGCCGTCCGAGATCCTGCCCCTGGCCCTGAAATACCTGGGCCTGGACCCCAACAGCAACAAGCCGGCCGACTACCAGAAAGCCCAGGACCTGCTGCTGAAGATCCGCCCGCACATCACTTACTTCCACTCCTCCAAATACATGGCCGACATCGCCAATGGCGACATCTGCGTGGCGGTGGGCTATTCGGGCAGCTTCTCCCAGGCCGCCAACCGCGCCCGCGAGGCGAAGAATGGCGTGACGGTGGACATGCGCCTGCCCAAGGAAGGTGCGCCGATCTGGTTCGACATGCTGGCGATCCCGAAGAACGCGGCCAATCCAGAGGATGCCCACACGTTCATCAACTACCTGCTGCGGCCTGAAGTGATTGCGCCGATCAGCGATTTCGTGGGGTATCCGAACCCGAACAAGGATGCGACCGACAAGGTCAACCCGGCGATTCGCAACAACCCGAACTTGTACCCGACAGCAGAGGCGATGGCCACGCTGTATACGCTCAAACCGTTGGCACGGGATGCAGAACGAGCGCGTACGCGAGCCTGGACCAAGATCAAGTCAGGAACCTGA
- a CDS encoding PLP-dependent aminotransferase family protein encodes MSEPSHALPFDPAGIVLDRRRGLSQQLYQALRARVLDGRLGSGTRLPATRDLAAVLALSRNSVVRAYDQLYAEGFIESRVGDGTYVSQLPKLSTQLSTRLSRGLSTDLSTFCASDTEDLSSFGDTDEPFGRLKNHQLPLPRGGSPKAFRVGVPAFDLFPFEVWAKLQAGFWRNPDPALLGYGDPAGEPQLRELIATYLRRSRGLSCTAEQIVITSGSQEAINLCAQLLLRPGDGVAVENPGYRAAGHAFAMAGAKLRGVPVDEEGMDCARLSELPECRLAYVTPAHQYPTGVTMSLARRLALLAWAERREGWIIEDDYDGEYRYSGAPLAPLAALDRAGRVLYVGTFGKIAFPALRLGYLVLPRGLVQAFSQARALAVRHSEVGTQCVMAQFMAQGHFQRHIRRMRRAALARRNVLKAGWPVDVPGLGPMPEVAAGLHVKVDVDNFAREQELVRRAEAVGVEVNPLSGYWLEDSEVPVDKRAGLVLGFAAVPEAGIADALMRLRRVWR; translated from the coding sequence ATGAGTGAGCCTTCCCACGCATTGCCTTTCGACCCCGCCGGCATCGTGCTTGACCGTCGCCGGGGGCTCAGCCAGCAGCTTTACCAGGCACTGCGCGCGCGCGTGCTGGATGGGCGCCTGGGCAGCGGTACGCGGCTGCCGGCGACACGGGACCTGGCAGCGGTGCTGGCGCTGTCGCGCAACAGCGTGGTGCGGGCCTATGACCAGTTGTACGCCGAAGGCTTCATCGAGAGCCGGGTAGGGGATGGCACTTATGTGAGCCAGCTACCGAAACTATCCACACAACTATCCACAAGGTTATCCCGGGGTTTATCAACAGACTTATCCACATTTTGTGCTTCTGATACTGAGGATTTATCCAGTTTTGGTGATACCGACGAGCCTTTTGGGCGTCTGAAAAATCATCAACTGCCGCTACCCAGAGGGGGTTCTCCAAAGGCGTTTCGTGTGGGAGTGCCTGCGTTCGATCTCTTTCCGTTCGAGGTGTGGGCCAAGCTGCAAGCGGGTTTCTGGCGAAACCCCGACCCGGCATTGCTGGGTTATGGCGATCCGGCCGGGGAGCCGCAGCTGCGTGAACTGATCGCCACCTACCTGCGCCGCTCTCGGGGCCTGTCTTGCACGGCTGAACAAATTGTGATCACCAGTGGTTCGCAGGAAGCAATTAACCTTTGTGCACAGTTGCTGTTGCGGCCTGGCGATGGCGTGGCTGTGGAAAACCCGGGGTACCGTGCCGCCGGGCATGCCTTCGCGATGGCCGGGGCGAAGCTCCGGGGCGTACCGGTGGATGAAGAGGGCATGGATTGCGCGAGGCTAAGCGAGTTGCCCGAGTGCCGACTGGCCTATGTGACGCCGGCCCACCAGTACCCCACCGGGGTCACAATGAGCCTGGCCCGGCGCCTGGCGCTGCTGGCTTGGGCCGAACGCCGGGAGGGCTGGATCATCGAGGACGATTACGACGGCGAGTACCGTTACAGCGGTGCACCCCTGGCGCCGTTGGCCGCGTTGGACCGGGCGGGGCGGGTGCTCTACGTCGGCACCTTCGGCAAGATCGCCTTTCCCGCGTTGCGGCTGGGCTACCTGGTGCTGCCTCGCGGGCTGGTGCAGGCCTTCAGCCAGGCGAGGGCGCTGGCGGTGCGCCATTCCGAGGTGGGCACCCAGTGCGTCATGGCACAGTTCATGGCCCAGGGGCATTTCCAGCGGCATATCCGGCGCATGCGGCGGGCCGCGCTGGCGCGGCGCAATGTGCTCAAGGCCGGCTGGCCGGTGGATGTACCGGGGTTGGGGCCGATGCCGGAGGTGGCGGCGGGGCTCCATGTGAAAGTGGATGTGGATAACTTTGCGCGGGAGCAGGAGCTGGTGCGCCGGGCCGAAGCGGTGGGGGTGGAGGTCAATCCTTTGAGCGGGTACTGGCTGGAAGACAGCGAGGTGCCTGTGGATAAGCGGGCGGGGTTGGTGCTGGGTTTTGCGGCGGTGCCGGAAGCCGGGATTGCGGATGCGCTGATGCGCTTGCGCAGGGTCTGGAGGTAG
- a CDS encoding FMN-binding negative transcriptional regulator yields MYNNKPHQEHDLARLHRHMLETRLALLVSHGEQGLLATHLPVLVDTADGEFGTIYGHLARANPQWRDLEQGGEALLVFPGADAYVSPGYYPSKADNPKVVPTWNYLSVHAYGPIEVIHNAQPLLDIVSRLTNRHEQGRSEPWTVADAPNDYLEGMLRAIVGIRMPIARLQGARKLSQNRSAQDIAGVREGLGASADTLDNQLAAHMRDL; encoded by the coding sequence ATGTACAACAACAAGCCCCATCAGGAACACGACCTCGCCCGCCTGCACCGGCACATGTTGGAAACCCGGCTGGCGTTATTGGTCAGCCACGGCGAACAAGGCTTGCTGGCCACCCACCTGCCGGTGCTGGTCGACACCGCTGATGGCGAGTTCGGCACCATTTATGGACACCTGGCCCGCGCCAACCCGCAATGGCGGGACCTGGAACAGGGTGGTGAGGCGCTATTGGTGTTTCCCGGTGCCGACGCCTATGTCAGCCCAGGCTATTACCCCAGCAAGGCAGACAACCCCAAGGTGGTACCGACCTGGAACTACCTGTCCGTGCACGCCTACGGCCCGATCGAAGTTATCCACAATGCGCAGCCGCTGCTGGACATCGTCAGCCGCCTGACCAATCGCCATGAGCAGGGCCGCAGTGAACCCTGGACAGTGGCCGACGCACCCAATGACTACCTGGAAGGCATGCTCCGCGCCATCGTCGGTATCCGCATGCCCATTGCCCGCCTGCAAGGCGCACGCAAGCTGAGCCAGAACCGTTCGGCGCAGGACATAGCCGGCGTGCGCGAAGGCCTGGGCGCCAGCGCCGACACCCTGGACAACCAACTCGCCGCGCACATGCGCGATCTCTGA
- a CDS encoding GNAT family N-acetyltransferase → MTTVTLRPVGANDQSAWLPLWNAYLKFYETELADAISTNTWQRLLDPNEPTHSALAWVDGKAVGMVNFIYHRSNWSIENSCYLQDLYVDSEVRGLGIGRQLIEHVYTTAKAAGCIKVHWLTHETNATAIGLYEQVAERPGFIQFRKPL, encoded by the coding sequence ATGACCACCGTTACCCTGCGCCCGGTGGGCGCCAACGATCAATCAGCCTGGCTGCCACTGTGGAACGCCTATCTGAAGTTCTACGAAACCGAACTGGCCGACGCGATCAGCACAAACACCTGGCAGCGCCTGCTCGACCCCAACGAACCTACCCACTCGGCGCTGGCCTGGGTCGATGGCAAGGCGGTGGGCATGGTCAACTTCATCTACCATCGCTCCAACTGGAGCATCGAAAATTCCTGCTACCTGCAGGACCTCTACGTGGACAGCGAAGTCCGTGGCCTGGGCATCGGTCGCCAGTTGATCGAGCATGTGTACACCACGGCCAAGGCCGCAGGCTGCATCAAGGTGCACTGGCTGACCCACGAAACCAACGCCACCGCCATCGGCCTGTACGAGCAGGTCGCCGAGCGGCCGGGCTTCATTCAATTCCGCAAGCCACTGTAG
- a CDS encoding GNAT family N-acetyltransferase, producing the protein MTDALNWKPAGTPKAEPIEGRFIRLEKLDPARHGDDLWDVLQGPGSDPVLWDYLPYGPFQERAGFDRWLEGNAASRDPLFYSVIDRANGQVQGILSYMSIVPEQGRFEIGHIAFGAAMQRTPKGTEAVYLLGKLGFELGNRRLEWKCNDANARSKRAAERFGFVFEGVFRNHMVVKDRNRDTTWYSITDAEWPAVAAGFERWLSVANQQPEGQVRSLEACRKG; encoded by the coding sequence ATGACCGACGCATTGAACTGGAAACCCGCTGGCACGCCCAAGGCCGAGCCCATCGAAGGCCGCTTCATCCGCCTGGAAAAACTCGACCCGGCCCGCCATGGCGATGATCTTTGGGACGTGTTGCAGGGGCCGGGATCGGACCCGGTGCTGTGGGACTACCTGCCGTATGGACCCTTCCAGGAACGCGCCGGCTTCGACCGCTGGCTGGAGGGCAACGCCGCCAGTCGCGACCCGCTGTTCTACAGCGTCATCGACCGGGCCAACGGCCAGGTCCAGGGCATCCTCAGCTACATGTCGATCGTCCCGGAGCAGGGGCGCTTCGAGATCGGCCATATCGCCTTCGGCGCCGCCATGCAGCGCACACCAAAGGGCACCGAGGCGGTGTACCTGCTGGGCAAGCTCGGCTTCGAGCTGGGCAACCGCCGGCTGGAGTGGAAGTGCAACGATGCCAATGCGCGCTCCAAGCGGGCGGCGGAGCGTTTCGGCTTTGTCTTCGAAGGGGTGTTCCGCAACCACATGGTGGTCAAGGATCGCAATCGAGATACCACTTGGTATTCGATCACCGATGCCGAGTGGCCAGCGGTGGCGGCGGGGTTCGAGCGCTGGTTGAGCGTGGCGAACCAGCAGCCTGAAGGCCAGGTGCGATCGCTGGAAGCTTGTCGCAAAGGCTGA
- the oadA gene encoding sodium-extruding oxaloacetate decarboxylase subunit alpha: MSKKIFVTDTILRDAHQSLLATRMRTEDMLPICDKLDKVGYWSLEVWGGATFDACVRFLKEDPWERLRKLRAALPNTRLQMLLRGQNLLGYRHYSDDVVKAFVAKAAVNGIDVFRIFDAMNDVRNLRVAIEAVKAAGKHAQGTIAYTTSPVHTIDAFVQQAKQMEAMGCDSVAIKDMAGLLTPFATGELVKALKAEQSLPVFIHSHDTAGLAAMCQLKAVENGADHIDTAISSFAWGTSHPGTESMVAALKGSEFDTGLDLELLQEIGLYFYAVRKKYHQFESEFTAVDTRVQVNQVPGGMISNLANQLKEQGALSRMNEVLAEIPRVREDLGFPPLVTPTSQIVGTQAFFNVLAGERYKTITNEVKLYLQGGYGKAPGVVNEQLRRQAIGSEEVIDVRPADLLKPEMAKLRADIGSLARSEEDVLTFAMFPDIGRKFLEEREAGTLKPEALLPIPEAGAVGSAGGEGVPTEFVIDVHGETYRVDITGVGVKAEGKRHFYLSIDGMPEEVVFEPLNDFVGGGGSKRKQASEPGHVSTSMPGNIVDVLVKEGDVVKAGQAVLITEAMKMETEVQAAIAGKVVAIHVAKGDRVTPGEILIEIEG; this comes from the coding sequence ATGTCCAAGAAAATCTTTGTCACCGACACGATCCTGCGCGACGCCCACCAGTCCCTGCTGGCCACCCGCATGCGCACCGAAGACATGCTGCCGATCTGCGACAAGCTCGACAAGGTCGGCTACTGGTCGCTGGAAGTCTGGGGTGGCGCCACCTTCGACGCCTGCGTGCGCTTCCTCAAGGAAGACCCGTGGGAGCGCCTGCGCAAGCTGCGCGCCGCATTGCCCAACACCCGCCTGCAGATGCTCCTGCGCGGCCAGAACCTGCTCGGTTACCGTCATTACAGCGACGACGTGGTCAAGGCCTTCGTGGCCAAGGCCGCAGTCAACGGCATCGACGTGTTCCGCATCTTCGACGCCATGAACGACGTGCGTAACCTGCGCGTGGCCATCGAAGCGGTGAAGGCCGCCGGCAAGCACGCCCAGGGCACCATCGCCTACACCACCAGCCCGGTGCACACCATCGATGCCTTCGTGCAGCAGGCCAAGCAGATGGAAGCCATGGGCTGCGACTCGGTGGCGATCAAGGACATGGCCGGCCTGCTCACGCCATTCGCCACCGGCGAGCTGGTCAAGGCGCTGAAGGCCGAGCAGTCGCTGCCGGTGTTCATCCATTCCCACGACACCGCCGGCCTGGCCGCCATGTGCCAGCTCAAGGCGGTGGAAAACGGCGCCGACCACATCGACACCGCGATCTCCAGCTTCGCCTGGGGCACCAGCCACCCGGGCACCGAGTCGATGGTCGCCGCGCTCAAGGGCAGCGAGTTCGACACCGGCCTGGACCTGGAGCTGCTGCAGGAGATCGGCCTGTACTTCTACGCCGTGCGCAAGAAGTACCACCAGTTCGAGAGCGAGTTCACCGCCGTGGACACCCGCGTGCAGGTCAACCAGGTGCCGGGCGGGATGATTTCCAACCTGGCCAACCAGCTCAAGGAGCAGGGCGCGCTCAGCCGCATGAACGAAGTGCTGGCGGAGATCCCGCGTGTTCGCGAAGACCTCGGCTTCCCGCCGCTGGTCACCCCGACCTCGCAGATCGTCGGTACCCAGGCGTTCTTCAACGTGCTGGCCGGCGAGCGCTACAAGACCATCACCAACGAGGTGAAGCTGTACCTGCAGGGTGGTTACGGCAAGGCCCCGGGCGTGGTCAATGAGCAGCTGCGCCGCCAGGCGATCGGCAGCGAGGAAGTGATCGACGTGCGCCCGGCCGACCTGCTCAAGCCGGAGATGGCCAAGCTGCGTGCCGATATCGGCAGCCTGGCGCGATCCGAGGAAGATGTGCTGACCTTTGCCATGTTCCCCGACATTGGCCGCAAGTTCCTCGAGGAGCGCGAAGCCGGCACCCTCAAGCCCGAAGCCCTGCTGCCGATTCCGGAAGCCGGCGCGGTGGGCTCGGCGGGTGGTGAAGGCGTGCCGACCGAGTTCGTCATCGACGTGCACGGCGAGACCTACCGCGTCGACATCACCGGCGTGGGTGTCAAGGCCGAGGGCAAGCGCCACTTCTACCTGTCCATCGACGGCATGCCGGAAGAAGTGGTGTTCGAGCCGCTCAACGATTTCGTCGGCGGTGGCGGCAGCAAGCGCAAGCAAGCCAGCGAGCCGGGCCACGTCAGCACCAGCATGCCGGGCAACATCGTCGATGTGCTGGTCAAGGAAGGCGATGTGGTCAAGGCCGGGCAGGCGGTGCTGATCACCGAGGCGATGAAGATGGAGACCGAGGTCCAGGCGGCCATTGCCGGCAAGGTCGTGGCCATCCATGTGGCCAAGGGCGACCGGGTGACCCCGGGCGAGATCCTGATCGAGATCGAAGGCTGA
- a CDS encoding acetyl-CoA carboxylase biotin carboxylase subunit — translation MITKILIANRGEIAVRIVRACAEMGIRSVAIYADADRHALHVKRADEAYSIGAEPLAGYLNPRKLVNLAVETGCDALHPGYGFLSENAELAEICAERGIKFIGPAADVIRRMGDKTEARRTMIAAGVPVTPGTEGNVADIHEALQEGDRIGYPVMLKATSGGGGRGIRRCNSREELEQNFPRVISEATKAFGSAEVFLEKCIVNPKHIEAQILGDSFGNVVHLFERDCSIQRRNQKLIEIAPSPQLTPEQRAYIGDLAVRAAKAVNYENAGTVEFLLADGEVYFMEMNTRVQVEHTITEEITGIDIVREQIRIASGLPLSIKQEDIQHRGYALQFRINAEDPKNNFLPSFGKITRYYAPGGPGVRTDTAIYTGYTIPPFYDSMCLKLVVWALTWEEAMDRGLRALDDMRVQGVKTTAAYYQEILRNPEFRSGQFNTSFVESHPELTNYSIKRKPEELALAIAAAIAAHAGL, via the coding sequence GTGATAACAAAAATCCTGATCGCCAACCGGGGTGAAATCGCAGTTCGGATCGTGCGTGCCTGCGCCGAAATGGGCATTCGCTCCGTGGCGATCTATGCCGACGCCGACCGCCACGCCCTGCACGTCAAGCGCGCCGACGAGGCCTACAGCATCGGTGCCGAGCCCCTGGCCGGTTACCTGAACCCGCGCAAGCTGGTGAACCTTGCTGTGGAGACTGGCTGCGACGCCCTGCACCCAGGCTACGGTTTCCTGTCGGAAAACGCCGAACTGGCGGAGATCTGCGCCGAGCGCGGGATCAAGTTCATCGGCCCGGCCGCCGACGTCATTCGCCGCATGGGCGACAAGACTGAAGCGCGCCGCACCATGATCGCGGCCGGCGTGCCGGTCACCCCCGGCACCGAAGGCAACGTCGCCGATATCCATGAAGCCCTGCAGGAAGGCGACCGCATCGGTTACCCGGTGATGCTCAAGGCCACCTCCGGGGGTGGCGGCCGCGGTATCCGCCGCTGCAACAGCCGTGAAGAGCTGGAGCAGAACTTCCCCCGGGTGATCTCCGAGGCCACCAAGGCCTTCGGTTCGGCGGAAGTGTTCCTGGAAAAGTGCATCGTCAACCCCAAGCACATCGAGGCGCAGATCCTCGGTGACAGCTTTGGCAACGTGGTGCATCTGTTCGAGCGCGACTGCTCGATCCAGCGCCGCAACCAGAAGCTCATCGAGATCGCCCCGAGCCCGCAGCTCACGCCTGAACAGCGCGCCTACATCGGCGACCTGGCGGTGCGCGCGGCCAAGGCGGTGAACTATGAGAACGCCGGTACCGTGGAGTTCCTGCTCGCCGATGGCGAGGTGTATTTCATGGAGATGAACACCCGGGTGCAGGTGGAGCACACCATCACCGAGGAAATTACTGGTATCGATATCGTCCGCGAGCAGATTCGCATCGCCTCCGGCCTGCCGCTGTCGATCAAGCAGGAAGACATCCAGCACCGCGGCTACGCGCTGCAGTTCCGCATCAACGCCGAAGACCCGAAGAACAACTTCCTGCCCAGCTTCGGCAAGATCACCCGCTACTACGCCCCCGGCGGCCCTGGCGTGCGCACCGACACGGCGATCTACACCGGCTACACCATCCCGCCGTTCTACGACTCCATGTGCCTGAAACTGGTGGTCTGGGCGCTGACCTGGGAAGAAGCCATGGACCGTGGCCTGCGGGCCCTGGACGACATGCGCGTGCAAGGGGTGAAGACCACCGCCGCGTACTACCAGGAGATCCTGCGCAACCCGGAATTCCGCAGCGGCCAGTTCAACACCAGCTTCGTCGAAAGCCACCCTGAACTGACCAACTACTCGATCAAGCGCAAACCCGAAGAGCTGGCCCTGGCCATCGCCGCCGCCATCGCCGCGCACGCAGGCCTGTGA
- a CDS encoding LysR family transcriptional regulator produces MRKSLMRMTLRQLQVFNEVCDLRSYSRAAEEMSLTQPAVSLQIRQLEELVGQPLFEYVGKKLYLTEAAEALQRASRDIFGRLENLDMQLSDMQGSLQGQLKLAIESSAKYFVPHLFAAFKQHHPEVNLTLTVVNRAQAIRRLSDNRDDLTIMSMVPQDMGLEFLPFLNNPIVAVAPPDHPLCKLEQLRLQDLEPHTLLVREQGSGTRKACEEFFKDKRVHFTQTLEVASTDAQRECVVAGLGIALLTRHAVNLELATGVLKELPVEELPLYRSWCLVQSKSKRQSPVALAFQAFIRGERAQISRLVERFSGKLPPIPATP; encoded by the coding sequence ATGCGTAAGTCCTTGATGCGTATGACTTTACGTCAGCTGCAGGTGTTCAACGAGGTGTGCGATTTACGCTCCTACAGCCGGGCCGCCGAGGAGATGTCGCTGACGCAACCCGCCGTTAGTCTACAGATCCGCCAGCTCGAGGAACTGGTCGGCCAGCCACTGTTCGAGTACGTCGGCAAGAAGCTCTACCTGACCGAGGCGGCCGAGGCACTGCAACGCGCCAGCCGGGATATCTTCGGGCGTCTGGAAAACCTCGACATGCAGCTGTCCGACATGCAGGGCTCACTGCAGGGGCAGCTGAAGCTGGCGATCGAGTCCAGCGCCAAGTACTTCGTGCCACACCTGTTCGCCGCCTTCAAGCAGCACCACCCGGAGGTCAACCTCACCCTGACGGTAGTCAACCGGGCCCAGGCGATCCGGCGCCTGTCGGACAACCGCGACGACCTCACCATCATGTCCATGGTGCCCCAGGACATGGGCCTGGAGTTCCTGCCCTTTCTCAACAACCCGATCGTTGCCGTGGCGCCACCGGACCATCCGCTGTGCAAGCTCGAACAGCTGCGCCTGCAGGACCTCGAACCTCATACTCTGCTGGTCCGCGAGCAGGGGTCGGGCACGCGCAAGGCCTGCGAGGAGTTCTTCAAGGACAAGCGCGTGCACTTCACCCAGACCCTCGAAGTAGCCTCCACCGATGCCCAGCGCGAGTGCGTGGTGGCCGGCCTGGGCATCGCCCTGCTGACCCGCCATGCGGTAAACCTGGAGCTGGCCACCGGTGTGCTTAAGGAGCTGCCGGTGGAAGAACTACCGCTGTACCGCAGCTGGTGCCTGGTGCAATCGAAAAGCAAGCGGCAGTCGCCGGTAGCGTTGGCATTCCAAGCGTTCATCCGTGGCGAACGTGCGCAGATCAGCCGGCTTGTGGAGCGTTTCTCGGGGAAGTTGCCGCCGATACCTGCCACACCGTGA
- a CDS encoding PA3496 family putative envelope integrity protein, with protein MARDHDGVYQPNAKARKQQEKDQRRMEFRRAIESYCDQRQLLRELADYPDLQDFTVWQVSAATSPRNAPQAG; from the coding sequence ATGGCACGCGATCACGACGGTGTGTACCAACCCAACGCCAAAGCTCGCAAGCAGCAGGAAAAGGACCAGCGCCGCATGGAGTTCCGCCGCGCGATCGAAAGCTACTGCGACCAGCGCCAGCTGCTGCGCGAACTGGCCGACTACCCCGACTTGCAAGACTTCACGGTGTGGCAGGTATCGGCGGCAACTTCCCCGAGAAACGCTCCACAAGCCGGCTGA
- the hexR gene encoding transcriptional regulator HexR, with the protein MNLLQHIAQSRHLLRKSELKVADHVLLDPAAVMHSSMADLAHSVGISEPTIVRFCRAIGCSGFQDLKLKLAQSLAAGASFGQFAIHEDDSVADYSLKIFDTTLHTLMEVREHLDPQALQQAVTAMAQAQRVEFYGFGASGAVAADAQHKFFRLLLSAAAYSDPHMQAMSAVTLKPGDVAVCISQSGRSKDLLITANLVRESGANLITLCPSQTPLAELSTVNLAIDVHEDTEIYTPLTSRIAHLVVIDVLAMGVAMARGPSLVNHLKSVKRSLRSLRLSPKSIKATDD; encoded by the coding sequence GTGAATCTGTTGCAACATATCGCCCAATCGCGCCACCTGCTGCGCAAATCGGAACTCAAAGTGGCCGACCACGTGCTGCTCGATCCGGCTGCCGTCATGCACAGCTCCATGGCCGACCTGGCGCACAGCGTGGGCATCAGCGAGCCGACCATCGTGCGTTTCTGCCGGGCGATCGGCTGCTCGGGCTTCCAGGACCTCAAGCTCAAGCTGGCGCAGAGCCTGGCCGCGGGCGCCAGTTTCGGCCAGTTCGCCATCCATGAAGACGACTCGGTCGCCGACTACAGCCTGAAGATTTTCGACACCACCCTGCACACGCTGATGGAGGTGCGCGAGCACCTCGACCCACAGGCGTTGCAGCAGGCGGTGACGGCCATGGCCCAGGCCCAGCGCGTGGAGTTCTATGGGTTTGGCGCATCGGGTGCGGTGGCTGCCGACGCCCAGCACAAGTTCTTCCGCCTGCTGCTCAGCGCCGCCGCCTATTCCGACCCGCACATGCAGGCGATGTCGGCGGTCACCTTGAAGCCCGGCGATGTGGCGGTGTGCATCTCGCAGTCGGGGCGTTCCAAGGACCTGCTGATCACCGCCAACCTGGTGCGCGAGAGCGGCGCCAACCTGATCACCCTGTGCCCGAGCCAGACGCCGCTGGCGGAGCTGTCGACCGTCAACCTGGCCATCGACGTGCATGAAGATACCGAGATCTACACGCCGCTGACTTCGCGCATCGCCCACCTTGTAGTGATCGATGTGCTGGCCATGGGCGTGGCCATGGCCCGCGGGCCGAGCCTGGTCAACCACCTCAAGAGCGTGAAGCGCAGTTTGCGCAGCCTGCGTTTGTCGCCCAAGTCGATCAAGGCTACCGACGACTGA